In Streptomyces sp. NBC_00483, a single window of DNA contains:
- a CDS encoding ABC transporter ATP-binding protein: MIRFDHVTKRYADGTTAVDDLSFEVNEGELVTLVGPSGCGKTTTMMMVNRLIEPTSGHIHVEGEDISGVDPVQLRRRIGYVIQQVGLFPHRTILDNTATVPALIGWKKAKARARAAELLDLVGLDPSTYGSRYPEQLSGGQRQRVGVARALAADPPVLLMDEPFGAVDPVVREQLQDEFLKMQAAVRKTVLLVTHDIEEAVRLGDRIAVYGQGRIEQYDTPGAVLGSPATPYVAEFVGADRGLKRLSVTEIEPDDLEQPSVARFEESPARAAARMREDGARWAVVLDEGGDLHGWVGVDEASLAGPDGRVGDLAHRMRAWVPVGAPLKQAFGVMLQHDAGWVAVLDGARFLGVLTPAKLHEALRRSVDADAQGVGRDEVEFDSVADA, translated from the coding sequence ATGATCCGGTTCGACCATGTCACCAAGCGGTACGCGGACGGCACGACGGCGGTGGACGACCTCTCGTTCGAGGTGAACGAGGGCGAACTGGTCACGCTCGTCGGCCCTTCCGGCTGCGGCAAGACCACCACGATGATGATGGTGAACCGGCTGATCGAGCCGACGTCGGGTCACATCCACGTCGAGGGCGAGGACATCTCCGGCGTCGACCCGGTGCAACTGCGCCGCCGCATCGGCTACGTCATCCAGCAGGTCGGCCTCTTCCCGCACCGCACGATCCTCGACAACACGGCGACCGTGCCCGCGCTCATCGGCTGGAAGAAGGCGAAGGCCAGGGCGCGCGCCGCCGAGCTGCTCGATCTGGTGGGCCTGGACCCGAGCACGTACGGGAGCCGCTATCCGGAGCAGCTCTCCGGCGGCCAGCGCCAGCGCGTGGGCGTCGCCCGCGCCCTCGCGGCCGACCCGCCGGTCCTCCTGATGGACGAGCCGTTCGGCGCGGTCGACCCGGTGGTGCGCGAGCAGCTGCAGGACGAGTTCCTGAAGATGCAGGCCGCCGTCCGCAAGACGGTCCTCCTCGTCACGCACGACATCGAGGAGGCGGTACGGCTCGGCGACCGCATCGCGGTGTACGGGCAGGGCCGCATCGAGCAGTACGACACACCGGGCGCGGTGCTCGGCTCGCCCGCCACCCCGTACGTCGCCGAGTTCGTCGGCGCGGACCGGGGCCTGAAGCGCCTGTCGGTCACCGAGATCGAGCCGGACGACCTGGAGCAGCCCTCGGTGGCCCGCTTCGAGGAGTCGCCCGCCCGGGCGGCCGCCCGGATGCGCGAGGACGGGGCGCGGTGGGCGGTGGTGCTCGATGAGGGCGGTGACCTGCACGGTTGGGTCGGTGTCGACGAGGCGTCACTGGCCGGTCCCGACGGCCGGGTCGGCGATCTGGCCCACCGGATGCGGGCGTGGGTGCCGGTCGGCGCGCCGCTCAAGCAGGCGTTCGGTGTGATGCTCCAGCACGACGCGGGCTGGGTCGCGGTCCTCGACGGCGCCCGTTTCCTCGGCGTCCTGACCCCGGCGAAGCTGCACGAGGCGCTGCGCCGGTCGGTGGACGCGGACGCGCAGGGCGTGGGGCGGGACGAGGTGGAGTTCGACTCAGTGGCGGACGCGTGA